The following DNA comes from Candidatus Ozemobacteraceae bacterium.
GATCTACGAGGCGCTGCGACCGGAAGAGCGGCAATTGTTCGAGCCGACCGCCCGAATGGCCTCGGAATCGATCATCACGTCCATGCTGGATGCATCATCGATCTATTGCCAGCAGAAGAAATTCGACAAGGCCGAGTCGGTCCTGAACGAAGCTGGCCTGATGGCGGAAACATGCGATAATCAGCTCATTCGCCGCCAGTGCGTTCTCAAGCTGGCCGATCTCAAATGGCTGAGCAGAAATTTTATTGCGGCCGGTTTGCTCTACGAACGCCTGCTGCGGGAGCAGGAACCCGGAGTCATGAGCGACCCCCGGTGGGGCGTTTCCCCCGCGCCCGAAGGGAACAGGGGTTTTGATCTTCTGGAACAGACATCGAATCTCACCGAAGCATTGACCTGCTGGTCGGTTTATATCCAGCTTGCGAGCCTGTATACCTTCATCAACGATCCGAAAAACGCTCTCCGGATCTATGGTATGCCGGGATTTCTCCGGCTGAGAGACTGGCTGGAACACATCGCCGACGCCTGTTCGCCCTCCGACGACGGTTCGCCACAGGCCTTCCTGGGATGGGCTGCGAAAATGTTTCCCGCGTATTACCACATCGGGAAGGGAACGGTTCTGCAGCGCTTTGAACGGCATGCGGAAGCGCTCGCCGAATTTGCGTCGGCTTCGTCCCTGATCGGGAATCATGGGTTTGCCGAGGTGCGTTTCTCGATCCAGACCCTGCGGGGCGCAACGCTTCAGAAAGCGGGCCGCCTCGACCAGGCGATCGGACTTTTCCGGGAGGCCGTCGGACTGACGTCGAGCATGAGCGCCGGCATCCGGGAGATGGCCGAGTGTTATGCGTGCATCTATCTCGCCGATGCTCTGATCGAGAAACATCGGATCGACGATGCAGAGTCATGGATTGCCCGAGCTGAAAAACTCGCCCGGCTCATCGACGAGCCACGGCAGTTGTGGGACGTCTTGTTCCTGAAAGGACGGGCATGCCAGGCTCGGGGCAAGTTGGATGAGGCCAGGGAAGCTTACGCGGAGTCGATCGAGCAGATCGAGACGTTTCGCGCCCAGCTTACCCTCGAGCGCCTGAAGCGGGATTACATGGCCACCAGGACGCGCGTCTACGAGGCCATGGTGCGCGTGCTTCTCGACTTGGGGCGGCCGTATGAGGCATTGTCGTATGTGGAACGCGCGAGAGCGAGGGCTTTCGTGGACCTTTTTGGATCCACCGACAAACGGCGCTTACTGAAACCGCACGAGCGCGAGCGACTCGAGCCTGAGTTCGACCGGCTCGAACAGCACCGCATGCAGTTTGACGAGTTCCAGAACGAGATCGACCGACAGCTGAGGGGCGTGCCGGGCGCACCGGCTGATCGCCGCGGACTGGAATTCATCCAGACGCTCGGCCGGCAGGCGGACGAATTGAGAAGGGACGAGGACCGCCTGTTCGATCTTGCAGGAAGCGAATTTGCCGCCTTTTCGACGGTCAACACGGTTCCTCTCGAGGCAATCGAAGGGCTGATCGATGCGGATACCGCGCTGATCGAATACTATCGCAGCCCGTCGGGCAACGTGGTGTGGGCGTTCGCGCTGGGGGCGGAGGAGTTGAAACGAAAACGTCCGGCTGTCGTTTCGCTCGCCTGGCCCGATGATCGGCTCACCCGGGAAGTGGCCGCGTTCAGAAATCTTATCATGGCAGAGACCGGTTCACATACGCAGGACGTGCAGGGAAAATCACAATCGCTGTACAACGTTCTGATCGCTCCTGTCGAACCTCTCCTCGCAGGGAAAAAACGCCTGGTGCTCGTTCTCCATGGAACCCTGCATTTCCTCCCGTTCGCCGCGCTCGAAGATGAAAACGGTCGCGCCCTTGTGGAGCGGTTCTCCCTCATCCATCTTCCTTCGGCGAACGCCTTCCGGTTCTGCCGGCAGAAGAACCGGCGCAAACGCGAATCGCTGTTTGCCTTCGCCTTTGGGGCATGTCGGATGGACAATCTCGATCAGCTTCCGAACACGATTCACGAAGTCGAGGCGGTGGGATCGCTCTTTTCTCCCGACAGGCGATGCGTGATCGCGACCGGTTCCATGTCTCCCGAAACATTCGCGCTCGAGGCGGGCGGCCGGGATGTCATCCATCTGGCGACTCACGGTCTGTTGAATCCGGCGATGCCCATGGAATCGGCCGTCATGCTCGGGACGGCGCCGATGAAGGTGAAGGACGTTGCGGCGCTCGAACTGCATGCCGGGCTCGTCACGTTGAGCGCCTGCCAGACAGCCATGGGAAAAATATACGGAGGCGATGAGATCGTCGGACTTACCCGCTCGTTCATGTATGCGGGCACGCCGACGGTCCTTTCGAGCCTGTGGCCCGTCGCCGATGCATCTTGCGCCGAGCTGATGAAAGGCTTTTACACTCGGCTTATGGCAGGTGCCGGAAAAGACGAGGCTCTTCGCGGCGCCCAGCTGGAGCTGCGGGCAGCGTATCCCTCCCCGTTCCATTGGGCCCCTTTCATTCTCACCGGCGACTGGGAGTGAGGGGCGTTTCGCCCGGGCGCGAAAGGGGCCGGTAGGGTATACTTGTCGCCGCGCCGCTGCGCCACGGAGAAAAGAACATGCCCGGCTGTCTGTTGATCGATGGAAACAACATCGTTTTTCGCGCGTTTTATGCTTTCGATGGCAAGAATCTGCGCACCCGTTCGGGACAGCCGACGGGAGCCCTGTTCGGCTACGCGCGCATGCTCCTCAAGCTCCTGCGCGAGCGGCGCCCGGAGTTCGCCTGCGTCGCTTTCGACGTCGCTCGCGAGACGTTCCGCCACCGCCGATCCCCGGAATACAAGGCTCATCGCCGGCCGACGCCGGAAGACCTCCTGCATCAGCTGCCGCTTGCTCATAAAATAACTGAGGCTATGGGAATTAAGATCGCCGCCGGCCGCGAATACGAGGCGGACGACATGATCGGGACGCTTGCTGAACGGTTCAAGCACGATACCGAGGTGACGATCGTCACGGGAGACCGCGATCTCCTGCAGTTGATCGACCAGCGCGTCGTCGTCGAGTTGTGCGTGAAGGGCATCACCGAGACGGTCACGATGGGCCCGGCATCGTTCGAGGCCGAATACGGCTTTCCGCCGCAACGAATCGTCGACATGAAGGCGCTGTGGGGCGACAGTTCGGACAACATCCCGGGCGTCGACGGCATCGGAGAAAAAAAAGCCCTGAGCCTCATCCGCGAGTTCGGCTCTCTCGAACAGGTGTATGCGAATCTCGAGAAGATCGGCAACCCGCGTATGCGGGAACAGCTGGCTGCGGGAAAGGAGTCGGCCCTCCTCTCCCTCGAACTCGCCACGATCTGCCGGACGGTTCCCGAAATCGACGACCAAGCCGCCTATGCGTGGAATCTCTCGAGCCTGCATTCGCCGGAACTCGCGAACATGCTTCGGGAACTTGAGTTCACGAGCCTGGCTGCCGGTCTCGCGGACGGCGTCGCCTCGCCCGGCCCGGCATTCGTGGCGGGCGATCCAGCTCCGGATGCGAGCGCACAGCCGAAAACTTTGCTGAAACCCCTCGAGGGTGATCGGCTTCTCCTCACGGATATCGAGGCGATCGCCTCGTTCCTCGCCGAGGCCGATCATGATATTGCTCTTGATATTGAAACGGACGGATTGAATCCCCGGACGGACCGGATCGTTGGCGTTTCCCTTGCCGTGAACGAGCGCCGATCCGCCTATATTCCGCTGAACCACTCCTATCTCGGCGTGATCGTTCAGCCTCCCGCCGGGGAAGTGTACAGGCTGCTCGCCGAAGCATGGCGCGATCGGAGAGTCGTCGGGCACAATCTGAAATTCGACCTCGCGTTTCTGAAAACCGCGGGAGTTCCGCTGCCGACGAAGATATTCGACACGATGCTCGCGGCATACGTGCTCGATCCGACGATGTCGAACGGTCTCAAGCAGCTCTCTGAAAAGGTGTTCGGGGTCGAAACCCGTGAATACGCCGATGTCGCCGGAAAACGCCCCTTTTCCGAGGTCGAGGTCGAGACGGCGGCATCGTATGCCTGCCAGGACGCCCTTCTCACGATGAAGTTGTTCATGCTTTTCACGGCCAGGCTCGCTGAGAGCCCTCTCGGCGGGCTGTATTCCGATCTCGAACTGCCCCTGCTGCCCCTCCTGCTCGAGATGGAGACGACCGGCATCGGTCTCAACAGGCCGTATCTCAAGGAACTCGCAGCCGACATCCGGGACCGCATGCGCGAGCTCGAGGCGTCGATCCATACCCATGCCGGCTATGTGTTCAATGTGAACTCGGGAAAACAACTGCAGGAGGTCCTGTTCACGAAACTGGGGCTTACCCCGACGAAAAAGACGAAAACAGGCTTTTCGACCGACAGCGACGTGCTGACCGAACTGGCGCCGCTTCATCCGATCTGCCGCGACCTGCTCGATTACCGGGAGCTCGCGAAACTCGAGAGCACCTACGTCGATACGCTCGCCACTCTGGCAGACCCGAAAACCGGCCTGGTCCACACCTGCTTCAACCAGACTGTGACGGCGACCGGCAGGCTTTCCAGCTCAAACCCGAACCTCCAGAATATCCCGGTGAAAACAGAACTGGGGCGAAAAGTACGGCGGGCGTTCGTTCCTCCACGCCACGGCGACGTTCTGCTCTCGATCGATTA
Coding sequences within:
- the polA gene encoding DNA polymerase I; this translates as MPGCLLIDGNNIVFRAFYAFDGKNLRTRSGQPTGALFGYARMLLKLLRERRPEFACVAFDVARETFRHRRSPEYKAHRRPTPEDLLHQLPLAHKITEAMGIKIAAGREYEADDMIGTLAERFKHDTEVTIVTGDRDLLQLIDQRVVVELCVKGITETVTMGPASFEAEYGFPPQRIVDMKALWGDSSDNIPGVDGIGEKKALSLIREFGSLEQVYANLEKIGNPRMREQLAAGKESALLSLELATICRTVPEIDDQAAYAWNLSSLHSPELANMLRELEFTSLAAGLADGVASPGPAFVAGDPAPDASAQPKTLLKPLEGDRLLLTDIEAIASFLAEADHDIALDIETDGLNPRTDRIVGVSLAVNERRSAYIPLNHSYLGVIVQPPAGEVYRLLAEAWRDRRVVGHNLKFDLAFLKTAGVPLPTKIFDTMLAAYVLDPTMSNGLKQLSEKVFGVETREYADVAGKRPFSEVEVETAASYACQDALLTMKLFMLFTARLAESPLGGLYSDLELPLLPLLLEMETTGIGLNRPYLKELAADIRDRMRELEASIHTHAGYVFNVNSGKQLQEVLFTKLGLTPTKKTKTGFSTDSDVLTELAPLHPICRDLLDYRELAKLESTYVDTLATLADPKTGLVHTCFNQTVTATGRLSSSNPNLQNIPVKTELGRKVRRAFVPPRHGDVLLSIDYSQIELRLLAHFSDDPALVEAFRNKLDIHAMTAARIFGKTVGEVSEAERKIGKTVNFGIIYGISAHGLASQLGIPRPEAQKYIDGFFSGYPGVTAFFEENLAKAKADGQVSTMFGRTRPLPELREKSHTMRAFGERVARNTPLQGTAADLVKKAMLDADRELRRAGFQTRLILQIHDEIVFSVPAGELPDVGPRLRGVMERVVDLRVPLVCDAAVGPNLADLRETEFL
- a CDS encoding CHAT domain-containing protein; its protein translation is MIRRMLSRRCCFVFLVLLAVTVQAEPVDGTHPILAMQFRAIQRQGEGLAAMSMKNLDGALSAYLDIASISRETLRIYEALRPEERQLFEPTARMASESIITSMLDASSIYCQQKKFDKAESVLNEAGLMAETCDNQLIRRQCVLKLADLKWLSRNFIAAGLLYERLLREQEPGVMSDPRWGVSPAPEGNRGFDLLEQTSNLTEALTCWSVYIQLASLYTFINDPKNALRIYGMPGFLRLRDWLEHIADACSPSDDGSPQAFLGWAAKMFPAYYHIGKGTVLQRFERHAEALAEFASASSLIGNHGFAEVRFSIQTLRGATLQKAGRLDQAIGLFREAVGLTSSMSAGIREMAECYACIYLADALIEKHRIDDAESWIARAEKLARLIDEPRQLWDVLFLKGRACQARGKLDEAREAYAESIEQIETFRAQLTLERLKRDYMATRTRVYEAMVRVLLDLGRPYEALSYVERARARAFVDLFGSTDKRRLLKPHERERLEPEFDRLEQHRMQFDEFQNEIDRQLRGVPGAPADRRGLEFIQTLGRQADELRRDEDRLFDLAGSEFAAFSTVNTVPLEAIEGLIDADTALIEYYRSPSGNVVWAFALGAEELKRKRPAVVSLAWPDDRLTREVAAFRNLIMAETGSHTQDVQGKSQSLYNVLIAPVEPLLAGKKRLVLVLHGTLHFLPFAALEDENGRALVERFSLIHLPSANAFRFCRQKNRRKRESLFAFAFGACRMDNLDQLPNTIHEVEAVGSLFSPDRRCVIATGSMSPETFALEAGGRDVIHLATHGLLNPAMPMESAVMLGTAPMKVKDVAALELHAGLVTLSACQTAMGKIYGGDEIVGLTRSFMYAGTPTVLSSLWPVADASCAELMKGFYTRLMAGAGKDEALRGAQLELRAAYPSPFHWAPFILTGDWE